Proteins encoded together in one Roseibacterium elongatum DSM 19469 window:
- the tgt gene encoding tRNA guanosine(34) transglycosylase Tgt, with the protein MTATDGRARSGVIDTPRGQIRTPAFMPVGTAATVKAMMPESVAATGADILLGNTYHLMLRPTAERIAALGGLHKFMNWSGPILTDSGGFQVMSLAELRKLTEEGVTFRSHIDGSRHMLSPERSMEIQTLLGSDIVMCFDECPALPADRDRIAESMRLSMRWAERSKEAFGDRPGHALFGIQQGGLDEDLRGESAEALQAIGFDGYAVGGLAVGEGQAAMFGCLDYAPQMLPADKPRYLMGVGKPDDIVGAVARGIDMMDCVLPSRSGRTGQAWTRRGQVNIKNARHADDPRPLDEHCTCPACRNYSRAYLHHVFRSGEIISSMLLTWHNLHYYQELMAGMRAAIAQGRFAAFEATFHAQRAEGDIAPL; encoded by the coding sequence TTGACCGCCACCGATGGGCGCGCACGCAGCGGCGTGATCGACACGCCCCGCGGTCAGATCCGCACGCCCGCCTTCATGCCGGTGGGCACGGCGGCCACCGTCAAGGCGATGATGCCCGAAAGCGTGGCGGCCACCGGTGCCGACATCTTGCTGGGCAACACCTATCACCTGATGCTGCGCCCCACCGCCGAACGCATCGCGGCCCTTGGCGGGCTGCACAAGTTCATGAACTGGTCCGGGCCGATCCTGACCGACAGCGGCGGGTTCCAGGTCATGAGCCTGGCCGAGTTGCGCAAGCTGACCGAGGAGGGGGTGACCTTCCGCAGCCATATCGACGGCTCGAGGCACATGCTCAGCCCCGAACGCTCGATGGAAATCCAGACGCTGCTCGGCTCGGACATCGTGATGTGTTTCGACGAATGCCCCGCGCTGCCCGCCGACCGTGACCGCATCGCAGAAAGCATGCGCCTGTCGATGCGGTGGGCCGAGCGGTCGAAAGAGGCCTTTGGTGACCGCCCCGGCCATGCGCTGTTCGGCATCCAGCAGGGCGGGCTGGACGAGGATTTGCGCGGCGAAAGCGCCGAGGCCCTTCAGGCCATCGGCTTCGACGGATATGCCGTGGGCGGGCTGGCCGTGGGCGAGGGGCAGGCGGCGATGTTCGGCTGCCTCGACTACGCGCCTCAGATGCTGCCCGCCGACAAGCCACGCTACCTGATGGGCGTGGGCAAGCCCGACGACATCGTGGGGGCCGTGGCGCGCGGGATCGACATGATGGATTGCGTGCTGCCGTCGCGTTCGGGGCGCACCGGCCAGGCCTGGACACGTCGCGGGCAGGTCAACATCAAGAACGCCCGCCATGCCGACGATCCGCGCCCGCTGGACGAACACTGCACCTGTCCGGCCTGTCGCAACTATTCACGGGCCTACCTGCACCATGTGTTCCGGTCGGGCGAGATCATCAGCTCGATGCTTCTGACCTGGCACAACCTGCACTATTATCAGGAGTTGATGGCCGGCATGCGCGCCGCGATTGCACAAGGCCGCTTTGCCGCGTTCGAGGCCACCTTTCACGCGCAGCGTGCCGAGGGCGATATCGCGCCCCTCTAG